tttttattattattcaaataaaaaaacttattacaaaacaaatttttttcacatttctataaaatattctcaaattttatatcacatcaatcacttcttcttattatttaaataaatatttcattacACAATTACTTATTAAACAACTTCGGTATGCGGGTTTATAAAGACAAAATACAAACTTCTAcaggtattttttttacttaaaaaaaaaatacaaaataaaggtttttttttttactaaagaGATGCACGCTAAACTTTATTTTGAACCACGAAAACTATACGCCAAGAGCTTCGTGATGCGCGTTGCGCCTTTCTTCTACAAATTTGCAacgtatttatttttctttataaccCAATCCTCTGTTGTCTGAGAGCCACACAGCAGATCTACAATTCATTTGCAGGAGCTCAAggtccgtctctctctctctctctggtacttatattaaattattaattatatataccaTTCTCTATTGCAGTGGTTGAACATAGACCCAATCCTCTGTTGTTTGAGAGCCACACAGCAGATCTACAATTCATTTGCAGGAGCTCAAGGTCcgtctctctcgctctctctctctctctctctctctctgtggtacttatatattaattatatataccaTTCTCTATTGCAGTGGTTGAACATAGACGTACGTTGCCCCTTTTGATAAAGCTCAATTAAAGTTGGTATGCATATgaatttctatttcttttttcttcttcttcttcttcttcttcttcttttttttttttttttcctttccaccAACATCAGTTGACATTTCAGCTATCACATCCAATTCTAATTTAGTTCTAAATACTTGTGTATATCAAAGATTTAAAAGATACTTAGAACTTAAAAAAGAACAAGTCAAAACTAGATTGTGCAGCATCATGGGAACTATATCGATCCTCCAATGTTTTTAATGCTAGTGTCGACCCTTGTCTTTGTTATTAGGAAATTTAAGAAAGGCAACTTGCTAGATGGAAGAATCAGCAAGTGCAGAAATTCAAGAAGCAAATGCTTGGGTAGTAAATGTGAATGAAAATTCTGAAAGTGAAAGGGAAGCAAACAGTTCAAGTGGAAATGGAAGTCAAAATGGAGAAGTTGATAGAGAAGCAAATCCTTCAATCGGAAATGAACATCAAGATAGAGTGTTGGCAAATGACATCATACAAATGCTAGAAAGCTCAGAGCCTCCTTTATCACCTGGATTTTGTATCTACAGGGTTCCACAAGATCTTCGCAAATTGAATGAAAAAGCCTATACTCCTAAGTATATATCAATAGGGCCTTTTCATCGTGGTGATAAAAGATTGGAAACTATGGAAAAGCTTAAAGTGAGATATCTtaagatatttttgaaaaaggcTGAGCAAAATATGGAGAAATTAATAAGCACTATAAGGGATAGGGAAGGAGATGTTCGTCGTTGTTATGCAGAGACTAGCAGACTTAGCAGTGATAATTATGTGAAAATGATCCTTCTAGATGCGAGCTTCATTATTGTGTTTTTCCTTATCATGTCTGAGACTGAAGAATGGGAGTGTGAGGACGAGCTTGTAATATTAATGTCACGGTTGATGCATGACATGTCGTTacttgaaaatcaacttcctttctttgttaTTGAGGAATTGTACAACCTTGCATTTGCATCTCACTCAAACTACCCTTCCTTCACTCAACTTGCCTTTAGATACTTTGGACGTTACAACACTCAAAAAATGTCTCCCGATctcaattttgaaataaaacacTTCGTTGATTTGTTAAGAACCTTTTTTCTACCCCAACCACCTTGCCTACCACAAAGATATCGTCACAAAAGAGTTGTGCATTTGTACACTGCGAGCCAGTTGCATGAGGCAGGAGTGAAGTTTAAGTTGAGCTCAAGCAAATGCTTATTTGACTTAAAATTCACAAACGGAGTGCTGGAAATACCATGCTTTCAACTAAAAAATTTCACAGAGTGTTTCTTTCGAAACATCATGGCCTTGGAGCAATTTCACTATCGTTGGGATCGTTATATTTGCGATTATATTCGCATATTGGATTTCCTTATTGACACTACCAAAGATGTGGATTTACTTGTGCGAAAAAGGATCATGGTTAATACTTTAGGGGACAGCAATACAGTGGCAACTATGGTCAACAATCTCAACAAACATACTCTTACCTTAAACACGAACTCCGATTATTATCGTCTTTGTaaagatttgaatacattctaTGACGATCGTCGGCAGAGATGGAAGGCTACCTTGAGACGTGATTATTTTAGCAATCCTTGGAGGACTACTGCTACCATAGCTGCTATTGTCTTACTAGTGCTCACTCTCACACAGACTATATGCTCTATTATCTCATTACCATAAATCTGAAGTTTATGTAATTCTAATAGTATTAGATTACATTGTGATAACATTTTATTGTTcggttatttttgttgttttaggaGTCTAAGGTTTATGGAATTGTAGCCTATTTTCAATCAATTAAGCTACCACTTGctattttgtttgtaattttcttttagtttgttcctatttctttctctctatcatattaatatatatatatatatatatatatatatatatatatgttttaactaaaggaaaaataaaaacctttaaTGATTCAATGGGTTGCTTGTTAGACAAATACGGGCATAGAGTGATGTATAATGTTGGTCCTTCCATTGGACCTAAATTCTCCTCTAATATTAGAAGAGGTGATTGGTTTTGGCCCCATATTAGATTAGAGGCCATTGTAGAGATCCAAAGTAGATTACATGAGGTTGAGCTTGTTGAGGCTGACCAATCGATTTGGGATTCTAGAAGTGGTAAGTTCTCAAGTGCTGATACTTGGGAAAAACTTAGGGAAAAGAAACCGGTGGTAGAATGGCATGATGTTGTCTGGTTTTTGGTTGCTATTCCTAAGCATGCATTTTTTCTCTGGCTTGCATTCAAGGATGTCATTGTTACTAGGGAGCATCTGTGCAGATGGGATTATAATGGAGATAGCTTATGTGATATGTCTCTTCTATCGTTCAAGGTGGGAGAATAGAGACCATTTGTTTTTTGAGTGTAGTTTTTGTAAGAGAGTTTGGAGGGCTTTGATGGTAGATTGTGGGATAGCTAATCTTTCGTTAGCTTGGAATATTGTTGCTATTTGGGGTTTGCAGTATATGAAAGGGAAGAATGTGAAAGCTATTGCTATAAAACTTTACTTTGCTGCAGCAACATATAATTTGTGGTTACATAGGAAGGCATTGCTCCATGGCCGGTCTCCCAAGTCTGAAGAACAATTATTGTCCAAGATTAGATGAGAAGTTAAAGTTAGATTGTTAGCCAAGTTCCCTTCTAAATAAACTTGTTTGTCTATTTAGGTATGATCTAGTTTTTCTGTTGTAATGTGTTCCTAGTTTTGGTTTGCTAGGAGGGCTCTGTGAAGTCTTTTCTCCTGTTTGGTGTTTGTGGAATTTGTTTGGCTACTGTTGGAACCGTGATTCCAGTGTTTACTGGAGAGTCGTACTGGTAAAAaggttttggcccttaggggtggctcgtCAAATGTGGGTAGTTTCGGttacccccattttggccattgggggtggttcagccacctccaAGGGTCATGGGGTTGGTTCGGTCACCCTCAAGACTGGTGCCATACACCCCCtaggccaaaatgggggtggctgaaccacccttagaattttttatttttgaatgtccttaatatatatatatatatagttagttagttagtagccacgtcagcgctgatATAGCTCAGGGAACAGGTGTCGCATAGGTAAGCTGACACGTGTAGGATGACTTGGcgggacgttagttttggatggaaaaatgaacagaggtaccatttctgtctttttcCATAGCACATGTACCtcttataataaaaatgaaaactcattggacaaaaaataaagtttttaaactacaAGGGCGTgtgaggtatttaaccctttagtttataaatttttaattaaaaaaaaaaaaaagatttgaagaCAGAAAATTAGGTAGTAATAAATGCGCAtgtacaaaaataaagaaacaacttttttttttttttttttttattgtcataATAACCATATTTCTGTCATATTTTAGTGGCATAGGAATTTGTGTTTTTGGTAAAACAAAGTAGAAATTCTTCCTTCATAAGTTCATAACCATCCCTTTGACATTTTGGAAGCACAACAAATATGTAGTTCATGTACCAAAGGGGCAAAAAGGTCGGTTTGGGGCTTTTCATTCATCTACAAATTAAATGGCAtcacaattttgaatttttttgtagaattttatatataatcttttaTGTGCcactctctcttcctctgtATTATTTCATTGGTTTATTATACCCTCCTCTATTGCTATGATGTTTCAAGTAATTTTTCTACttctcgtaaaaaaaaaaaaaaagaagaagccaaaAGCATCAACTAAAAATGTCTAATTGATGGTTTTAGTTCTTTAAGTTGAAACCTCACGCCACATATGTTAGACAATGAATGAGGCAACTTTGGTTAACATTTCTTGTACACGGACGTGAAATTATTACCTTCTCCATTAAAGATTTAAATACATATGTCGATGAGCCCTCAAgcctaggcttggcaattcgggttcatgGGTCAGGTTCGTGTCAACTCGATTGACCCGATTACGCGAACGGGTCCAatacgaacccgacccgattattaatcgggttgaaaaCCGTGACCTAATCAAtataacccgaacacgacccgataaacACGATTACTTAATGGGTGGTGtgaacccgacacgacccgattCTTTTGAAAGGATTTTTTGAATGTTGTTTGAGGCTTTGAGCTGAATCATTTTAAACTGGCATATCAATTCTGCCAAGCGATTTTGAGCTGCCACATTTGGTCCCAAAGTGGAGCAAATCAAGGCCTCTTCGTACATCaaataaatcagcatttaccggaaaaaaaaaaaggcaaaaagaagaagcaaactTTACTAATAAAGGCAATAAAAAAGATGCAAGCCTTCATAGTACAAACTCATGTTAATGTTGATAAAAAAATCTTCCAACTCACACCGTTAGATCTACATACCATTTGCCAATCATACGTCGAATCCTCCCTCAGCTTCGTCTCTGCCATCCGATCGTTCACCAGCTTCGGGGACgtcttttgcttcttctttttaggCTGGGTAAACAGTGAAGTGGTGATTCCACTGATTCGGGCACTGAAGAGTGAACGCAAAGCCGCAGAAATGAGAGAGACTGAAAGTGACGAAGGGCGTGCGGGTCTGCTGCGGCTAGGGTTCTCACTAATTCACCAATtcacatttcttttctttttttttaacaaaaagtaaCCATGTCATAATCATGTTCGCGGGTTGACCcgcaaacacgattataaccaacccgattatgacccgaacccaatAATGCTAAACTCAAACCTAGTTTTTtcgtgttgtgtttatgttgggttcgcgggtcatgtcaaaaattgccaagcctacacGATTATAaccaacccgattatgacccgaacccaatAATGCTAAACTCAAACCTAGTTTTTtcgtgttgtgtttatgttgggttcgcgggtcatgtcaaaaattgccaagcctactcAAGCCTCAACATACTTGAAGGGCAACCTCTAGACTTGATTTGTTTTAGCATTTTTGTGGAGAATTGGTTTTATATTTGGTTTCATTTTGTGCAcatctcttttttaatttatcattgaaAAGTGGATTTGTAGAGAAATACGGCGTCCAAATATTAGGAACAACCGATACTTAAGTAGTACTGCAGCAAAGTTACACTAGCTCAAGGACTCACAAccaaaagtagaaaaaagattaaaaataaatgggAAAATGTACTTCTTATTTATCAAATAGTACAGCAATAGAAAAAAACTTGAGTTGGGCCACACTTGCATAAGATAAAAGAAGGTTTTGGTGAGATATGATGGAATGAGAGGCTTGGAAGCATGTCTAGGGTCTATATAAGGGTTAGGGAAGGAAGGGTTATAGAGTATTATCCCACTTAACTAAGAAGATAAGCATGAATTTTCATGTGACCACGGAAGAACAAcgaatttttatataaaatgataataatgttCATTGGAAAGGTGTAATGTTGTATTGAAAGATGAAGTGGGTTGAATAAGGGTAGTGATAGTTAGATGACCAAGATAGAAGGTGATAGGGTAGAAATGTTAAGAAGGAGAAAATGATGTACATATATGTGTCATTCATCATGTGCAAGTGAGACTGTGAATTctagaaaatacactttaaaatttaagaggatTTGTATGTTTCTTGTATGGAGATAGACAAAAgatatataagagaaaaacaccaaatatatatttctcttcTCATTTAATTGCTGCTGTCATCATATGTAATGCTATAGAGATGATCCTTATTAATTCTCTTTAACCAAAACAATACGTGACCTCTGATTTAAGAGAACAACGAGGCCATAAACTAAGTGGTGTGCTTCTGGGCCTAAGGCTATAGAGTACGTATAGGGTTTTAGCTTTCCCCCACGTTCTCCATTGAATGAACTCCCACTGATACGAGTGAGTGAAAGCCGAAAgaaccaaaaatcaaaattaattcctTTGAGACACACACAGACAGAGAGGCTGAGGGAGTTGCGATTGCTACAATCAAAAATTGAAATACGTATATACTTCCACTGGTCTCCATTTCTCTCTAAGCTTTCTTTCTTCAATGCGTTTAAGAtaattttctttgcatttcGTTTCTAATTTCTAGGGATTATGATATTGTAATCCGGCTTaattttaagcttttaaaagaTGGCTTCACGTTCAAATAACAAAGTCATTTATCCTCCTGCTCATATAGCATAAGCACACTATATACAGTACTCTTAACAAGTTGTCCCATCAATATATCGAAGGTAAACACAACATCTTGAACCCTAATTTTTTCATGCCTAAGACCTCTCTTGAGAAGAAGAAACATGACTCACTTAGACATCACAGGTATTTCTACTGGCACACCCGACAAACCTTTGATGTCCGTTTGACATTTGATTGCAGGTTCTCATTAATTTACTTGGGCTCGAGTGATCATCTACATCAACAGTTTTCACCGTTTGTGAGAACGATAGTAAGTTCCAAAACAAAGGATGGCCAGGTCAATGTGTACGCAGAGAAGCGGTTGAAATAAGTTGAATCCTCAGCatgttttcctatatatatatatatatatatatatatatatatatatatatatatatatatatatatatattattactacGTGACTAATCATGTAAACATAATGATATTATTAGTACATgcattttattcaacttggatcgTATTGTTGGTGGCTTCATTGTTGCCGCCAAACTTGACCTCCTCTGTCTTTAATGGTGGGTTGGGTACTTGGGTTCATGATtacatttctcaaaaaatttatgaaaatttggTTTGATTCAAATGCATCTTTTAACTTCCGCATTTTGTAGAATAGAAAATGGATTTTGAAAATGTTGGTAAAGGGCCAAAAATTAATCATTCTAAGCATGTATGTATGAGCGTTTAGGGGCTTTTGGCTATTATTTTCCATAATTTTAGTCTCCAAAGTCCATTGAGTGGAACACATATGCTTTAATTAGAATTAAATCCAAGTtactaaaaaaatccaaattatttctctcttttttttttcttttatatatatatatatatatatatatatataaaatcaaataaaaaaagaaaaaaacctaaaccctaaacttgAATATTGATGGGTAGCAGAAATGGGTGGTTAGTCACAGTATTCACGTATATAGTtgctttctaatttttttattttattttattttttaaagttagaaattagaaaataatatgagtgattttttttttttggaaaatatagtCTATTCCTTTAATGatccgtttgttttggtgtaaaatagttttcgtcgtaaaatattttttgtcgaaatcattttccggtgtttggtgcgTACggtaaattacaaatattttttatatttttattcaatcatattaatttaaaaaaataaaattttattcacaatataaaaagtattaatataaaataatataaatatatatatatatatatatatatatttttaatatttggtgCATACGAATTCCGACAAAAGTGactggaatctggccatttgtgaTGGATTCCGGTGAAGATTGACGAAATTCGGCACAAAACGGCTGAATCCCGGCCAATTGACCAGAAGTCGGCCGTCCTGGCCAGATCCCGACTAGATGGCCAAGATCCTGCCATTCTGGAAGGATCCCATCCATAACGACCAGATCCGACATGATCCCGGCCAAACTAGTAAAAAAggcaaacaccgaaaaataccgaaattatttttcagaaaccattttacaccaaaataaACAGAGCATAAGTGGAAATGAAAGTCAAAGTGAAGAAGTTGATAGAGAAGCAAATTCTTCAATCAAAAATGAACATCAAGACAGCGTGTTGGCAAATGACATC
The sequence above is drawn from the Alnus glutinosa chromosome 11, dhAlnGlut1.1, whole genome shotgun sequence genome and encodes:
- the LOC133882231 gene encoding UPF0481 protein At3g47200-like, whose amino-acid sequence is MEESASAEIQEANAWVVNVNENSESEREANSSSGNGSQNGEVDREANPSIGNEHQDRVLANDIIQMLESSEPPLSPGFCIYRVPQDLRKLNEKAYTPKYISIGPFHRGDKRLETMEKLKVRYLKIFLKKAEQNMEKLISTIRDREGDVRRCYAETSRLSSDNYVKMILLDASFIIVFFLIMSETEEWECEDELVILMSRLMHDMSLLENQLPFFVIEELYNLAFASHSNYPSFTQLAFRYFGRYNTQKMSPDLNFEIKHFVDLLRTFFLPQPPCLPQRYRHKRVVHLYTASQLHEAGVKFKLSSSKCLFDLKFTNGVLEIPCFQLKNFTECFFRNIMALEQFHYRWDRYICDYIRILDFLIDTTKDVDLLVRKRIMVNTLGDSNTVATMVNNLNKHTLTLNTNSDYYRLCKDLNTFYDDRRQRWKATLRRDYFSNPWRTTATIAAIVLLVLTLTQTICSIISLP
- the LOC133881322 gene encoding uncharacterized protein LOC133881322; amino-acid sequence: MGCLLDKYGHRVMYNVGPSIGPKFSSNIRRGDWFWPHIRLEAIVEIQSRLHEVELVEADQSIWDSRSGKFSSADTWEKLREKKPVVEWHDVVWFLVAIPKHAFFLWLAFKDVIVTREHLCRWDYNGDSLCDMSLLSFKYMKGKNVKAIAIKLYFAAATYNLWLHRKALLHGRSPKSEEQLLSKIR